The following DNA comes from Agromyces mangrovi.
AGCACGTGCACGGCGCAACCTTCCAGCGCCCGGAGCTGCTCGGATGAGCGCGCCGAAGCGCAAGCCGCTCGGGCAGTGGGAGCCGCTGCCGTACCTCGTGGTGCTCGCGCTCGCCGTGGCGATCAGCCTCGCCCGGCCCGAGGTCGCGCCGTTCGCGTTCTGGCCCCTGCTCGTCGCCGTCACCGCGGCGGCCGCCTGGCTCGTCGCGACGCTCGTCCGCGACAGCCGGTCCACCCGCAACCCCGATCGCTGGGGCGACCTGCGCACGCTCGACGGCATCCGCGTGATCGACGCACCCGGCCTGCCCCGCGCGGTGAGCGGCGTCGTGCCCGTGCTCGACGCGCAGCGTCACCAGTCGACCATCGACCTCGCGCGTATCCACGGCGGCAGCGAGCAGCGCGCGGTGCTCGTGCCGAGGGCGAGCCGCTGGATGTCGTGGCGCTACCGGGTGGGCGTGCAGCTCGTGGGCGGCACGCGGCCGCACCTGGCCGGGTTCCTGCCAGAGGTGGCGGACGAACGGTGGCGCGAGGTGCTCGATCGGCTGCGCGGGCACGGCGCGTACGTGCGCGTGCCGGCGACGATCGTCGGGGCGGAGCGCCCCTTCCGGGTCGAGCTCGACCTCAGTGGGCTCGAGGCGGTGGCTGCCGAGGAGGGCTGATCAGCTCTCGGCGGGCGTGAGCTCCGACTCCTGCTGGGCCAGCTGCTCGCGCACCTGGTCCATGTCGAGGTCGCGCACCTGCGAGATGAGGTCGTCGAGCACGGGGCGGGGAAGCGCACCGGCCTGCGAGAAGACGCCGATGCCGTCCTTGAAGGCCATGATCGTCGGGATCGACGTGATGCCCATCGCGGCGGCCAGCTGCTGCTGGTCCTCCGTGTCGACCTTCGCGAAGGTCAGGTCGGGGTTGTCGTTCGACGCGGCCTCGTAGTTCGGGCCGAACTGGAGGCAGGGGCCGCACCAGCTGGCCCAGAAGTCGACGAAGACGGTGCCGCCTTCGAGGATGGTCTTCTCGAAGGTGTCCAGGGTCAGCGCGACGGTAGCCATGCGCTCCACCATAGGTGAGCCGGCTGGACGGTACCTGCGTGCCATCCCCAAGCAGCCTCCACGAGTCGTCATGAAGTGCCGGAATCGCGGCGGGATGACGGCAGTTCATGACGACTCGCGAAGGAGCGAGGGCGATGGGCCTGGCGGATACGATGGGCCCGCCCGACGATGAGGAGGACCGCATGCCCCGTGCCGTGATGATCGAACGTCGTGGATCCGTCGAGGGCCTCGCCGTGCGCGAGGTGGAACGGCCGGACCCTGGGCCGGGACAGGTGCGGGTGCGGGTCGAGGCCGCGGGCCTCAACCCCGTGGACTGGAAGATCATCGAGCGGGATGCCGCGTGGCAGGCGTACGCCGCCGACCTCGCGCTGCCGGTCGGCAACGGCAACGACCTCGCCGGCATCGTCGACGCGGTCGGGCCGGGCGTCACCCGGTGGGCGATCGACGACGAGGTGCTGGGTGGCGCGCGCTTCCACGCGCAGGCCGACTTCGCGCTCGTGGCCGAGGACGCGCTCGTCGCCAGGCCCGCCGCGCTCACGTGGGAGCAGGCCGGCGCGCTCGACATCGTCGCCCGCACGGCGGCGGCGAGCGTGCGCCAGGTCGCCCCGCAGCCGGGCGAGACCGTGCTGGTGAGCGCGGCAGCGGGCGGCGTCGGCGTGCTCGCCGCGCAGCTCGTCGCCCGCCACGGCGCGACCGCGATCGGCACCGCGAGCGACGACAACCACGAGTTCCTGCGCTCGATCGGTGTCGTGCCGGTCGCGTACGGCGACGGGATGGTCGAGCGCATCCGCTCGATCGCGCCCGGCGGCGTCGACGCGGTGCTCGACAACCACGGGCGCGCGACCCTGCAGGCCGGTCTCGACCTCGGCGTCGCCCCGGCGCGCATGAACACCATCGCCGACCGCCCGTTCGCCGCCGAGATCGGCGCGACCGGCGTCGGTGGTGCGAACGCCCGGGACGGCGACCTCGCCGACATCGTGGCGCTCATCGCCGACGGCGAGCTCGCGTTCCCGGTCGACACGGTGTTCCCGATCGAGCGCGTGGTCGACGCCTACCGTCACCTGCAGGCGGGCCACCTGCGGGGCAAGGTCGTGCTGGTCACCGAGTAGGGCGCCGGGGGCGCGGGAATAGCCGCGGCGAGGCATCCGTTCACTCATTTACATGCACATGCATAGAATGGATCCCACGAGGAACGAGGGCCAGGAGGCCGCCATGCAATTCGGAATCTTCACCGTCTCCGACATCACCCAGGACCCGACGACCGGACACACCCCGTCCGAGGCCGAGCGGATCCGGGCGACGCTCACCATCGCCAAGCACGCCGAGGAGGTGGGCCTGGACGTCTTCGCGCTCGGCGAGCACCACAACCCGCCGTTCTGGTCGAGCTCGCCCACCACGACGCTCGCGGCCATCGCGGGCGCCACCTCGACGCTGCAGCTGTCGACCGCCACCACGCTCATCACCACGAACGACCCGGTCAAGCTCGCCGAGGACTACGCGATGCTCCAGCACGTGTCCGACGGCCGCGCCGACCTCATGCTCGGCCGCGGCAACACCGGGCCGGTCTACCCGTGGTTCGGCAAGGACATCCGCCAGGGCCTGCCCATCGCCATGGAGTCGTACGAGCTGCTGCGCCGCCTCTGGCGCGAGGACGTCGTCGACTGGGAGGGCAAGTTCCGCACCCCGCTGCAGGGCTTCACCTCGACGCCGCGCCCGCTCGACGGCGTGCCGCCGTTCGTGTGGCACGGCTCGATCCGCACCCCCGAGATCGCCGAGCAGGCGGCCACGTACGGTGACGGATTCTTCGCGAACCACATCTTCTGGCCCGCGTACCACACGCAGCGCATGGTGCAGCTGTACCGCCAGCGGTTCGAGCACCACGGGCACGGCACCGCCGCGCAGGCGATCGTCGGCCTCGGCGGCCAGGTGTTCATGCGCAAGAACTCGCAGGACGCCGTCGACGAGTTCCGCCCGTACTTCGACAACGCGCCGGTCTACGGGCACGGCCCGAGCCTCGAGGAGTTCAGCTCGCAGACACCGCTCACCGTCGGCAGCCCGCAGCAGGTCATCGACCGCACGCTCGGCTTCCGCGACTACGTCGGCGACTACCAGCGCCAGCTGTGGCTCATCGACCACGCCGGCCTGCCGCTCAAGACCGTGCTCGAGCAGCTCGACCTGCTCGGCGAGGAGGTCGTGCCGGTGCTGCGCCGCGAGTTCGCGAAGAACCGCCCCGCAGAGGTTCCGGATGCCCCGACGCACGCGTCGCTCGTGCGCGCGACGTACGGCGACGCCGCTCCGCGCCAGGCCGTGCCGAACGCCAACCGCGGTGACAACCTCACCGTGGGCTCGCCGTACCAGGACGCCGTGCCCGCGGCGCCGACCGGCTCCGCCTTCGGCCTCGCGGCCACCCGGGGAGGTGCACGATGACCACGCGCATCGTCGTCGTCTCGGCGGGCCTGTCGACGCCGAGCTCGACCCGGCAGCTCGCCGACCGGCTGACCGCCGACGCGGTCGCCATGCTCCGCGAGCGCGGCGCCGACGTCGAGGTGCAGGTGTTCGAGCTGCGCGACCTCGCGCACGACATCACCAACCACCTGCTCATGGGCTTCGCGCCGCCGAAGCTGCAGGCCGCGCTCGACGCGGTCGCAGCCGCCGACGGGCTGATCGCGGTGACGCCGATCTTCACGACCAGCTACTCGGGCCTCTTCAAGTCGTTCATCGACGTGATCGACCCGCAGGCGCTCACCGGGCTGCCGGTGCTGCTCGGCGCGACCGGTGGCACGCCGCGGCACTCGCTCGCGATCGACTACGCGATCCGTCCGCTCTTCACCTACCTGCACGCGGTGCCCGCGACCACGGGCGTGTTCGCCGCGACCAGCGATTGGGGCGACGGCGACGGCGTGCGCTCGCTGCCCGACCGCGTCGCACGTGCGGCCGGCGAGTTCGCCGACCTCGTCGCGCGCACCGACCGGAGTGGTCTGGTGAACGACCCGTTCGCGCTCGACCGGCCGGTGGGTCACCTGCTCGGCGGGCTCGCGGGGGAGTAGTACGAACGAACGGGGCGGGCTCGGCTGATGCCGGCCCGCCCCGCCGTTGCGTACAGGATCAGTACGACGGGCGGTTCATGTCGGGCACCTCGATCGGGGTGGTCTGCGTCGACGAGCCCTTGTTGAGGAACGCCATCGCGAGCCCCTTCACGAACTTGTCGAACATGCGGAACGTCGTCGGCATGATCGGGATGAGGCTCTCGCGGAACTTGATGTACAGCGGCCAGCCCTCCTCGATGATCTTCTTCGACGTCTCGTCGCGGAACAGGCCGAGCCAGTCGCCGATCTCGTCGCCGAGCATGTAGCGCACGAACTCGTTGAGGAACCCCGGGTGACCCCGAGGTCGATCTGGGCGGTGAGGCCGAGCAGCACCTCGGCGAGATCCTGCCCCTCCGGTGTCCAACCGAGGATCGGCGTGAGCGTCGCGTCGGCCTGCGCATGCGCCTCGTCCCACGTCGCCGGGATGTACTCGTCCTGCACGCCGAGGTAGTGCAGCGCGACCTGCCACGCGTGCAGGAACGACGCCTCGTCGTAGGACGACATCGGCACGCCCCACTGCTTCAGCATCTTGTGCGCGAACGTGCCGGTGCTGTGGAACGTGACCAGGATGTCGCCGTTGCTGATCGGGATCTGCTCGTCGGCGACCGCCTGCCAGTGCGGCGACTGCGGCAGCAGGTGGCGCACCGCGGCGTGCACGATCCTGGTCTTGTTCGCGGTCACCTTGAACTCACCCGACCACTCGAACGCATCCTTGTCGGTCAGGTCGTAGCCGAAGGCGAATGTCTTCGCCGCGCGGTCCTGCATGTCGGCGCCGCCCTTCGACCAGTACACCGACTTGGCCTCGCGCGGGATGACGGTGCTCATGATGCCGCCGCCGACCCCGTAGATGAAGAAGAGGTAGCTGTCCATCCGGCGGTGGAAGTCGGCCGCTCGGCGGAGCTTCCACCAGTCGGCCCAGTCGGGCAGCTTCGTCGACTCCGTGAAGTAGTTCCTCAGGTCGGTCGGCAGGGCGCTCGGCACCGGCTGCCAGTTGTGCACCCAGTTGCGCATGGCGTCGTTGACCTGCGCGACCTGGCCGTTGTCGACGATGGACGCCATGATCTGGTCGATCTCCGGGTCCCAGACCTGCTGCGGGTCGAGGCCGGCACCGCTGCCGGCGACGGACCCGGCCGGGGACCACGCCCAGGCCGCGCCGGGGACTGCTGCGCCCGCGAAGCCGAGCGCGGCTCCGAGGGTCAGGACGGAACGTCTGTTCATTTCGGGCACGAGGCCACCTGCTTCCCGAGAAGAGGATGGACCCCGTCTGCACGATCAGCATCGATCGTGCGCCACCACCAGCGCCCATCCTTGGACATGTGTGATTGGTCGTTAACATATGGGCGGACGCGGTGCTCCACAAGCCCCGATCGAAGCGAATTCATCGCCTGAGTCACTCCAGCTCGGATGAGGATTCCTCGTTCACCTTTCGGTGCGACCGACGCGCCGCCACGATCGCGACGGCGCGGTCCACGAGCAGTCCCAAGCCGATCGCGATCGGGATGGAGATCGCCACGGCGAGCAGCGGTTGCTCGCGCAGCGCACTTCCCACGAGGCCGCCGATCGCGACGTTGTAGATCGCCCACGCCAGGCCCGCGGCCGCGGAGAGCGGCAGGTACCGGCGCAGGGGCACCCGACCGGCCCCCGCGGCGAGGTTCACCGCGATGCGCGCGAACGGCACGTACCTGGCGGTGAAGACGAGCACCGCCGTGCGCCGGTGGACCGTCGCGCGCACCCGTTCGATCGCGCGGCCGACGCGCCCCTCGCGCTGCCAGCGCCAGCGGTCGGGGCCGATCCGCCGGCCGATCAGGTAGCAGAGCAGGTCACCGGTCGCGGCTCCGGCCGCCGCGACGGGCACGACCAGCAGTGCGGAGGGCGAGCCGGTCGAGGCCGAGAGGGCGCCCAGCGCCACCACGGCGGTCTCGCTCGGCAGCACCACCAGGAACGCGTCGCCGACGACCAGCGCGAACAGCGCCGGCAGCAGCCACGGCGACCCGGTGAGGCCCTCGATCCACGCGGCATCCACCGCGCCGTTCTCTCACGGCGAGGTGAACGGCAGGCGACCTGGCGTCCGGTGGGCCCGGATCAGCCGCTCTTGCGGCGGAACTCGCGCTGGTGCGTCGCGGGGCCGTGAGCGTCGTGCACGGCCGACTCGCCGTCTAGGTGCGCCTCGCCGCGGCCCTCGGCCTGCTGCTTCTTGCGCTCGAGCGCTTCGCGGAACTTGCGCTTGGTCTCGTCGCTCGCGCCCTGTGGAGTCTCGTCGTCGGAACCCATGCCGCCAGTGTATCCTCGGCCGCCCGCAGGCGGCTCTGATAGGCTCGTCGCGGTCGTTCGGGGCGTCACTCGATTCCCCGCGCGGCCCTGGGGCAGGCCCGGCAGGAAGCTGGTCCCCTGTGGTGGACTTCGGAACGGATGCGTCCGAGGTGTTCTACTGGTGGCCAGCGCAAACGATTCACATCCTGACTCGCTGAGATTCTGCCTGTTCCCTGCTCCTGCGTAGGAGTCGTGCCCATACGGGGTGCGACGGGAAACAAAGGAGAGAGACCTCTTGGAAGGTCCTGAGATCACCGCCGCCGAGACCGTCATCGACAACGGTCGCTTCGGCACCCGCACCGTCCGGTTCGAGACCGGGCGACTCGCCCAGCAGGCGCAGGGTTCGGCCGTCGCCTACATCGACGGCGAGACCATGCTGCTGTCGGCCACGTCCGTGTCGAAGCAGCCGAAGGAGCACTTCGACTTCTTCCCGCTGACCATCGACGTCGAGGAGCGCATGTACGCCGCGGGCCGCATCCCCGGCTCGTTCTTCCGCCGCGAGGGCCGCCCCTCGACCGAGGCGATCCTCACCTGCCGCCTCATCGACCGCCCGCTGCGCCCGTCGTTCGTCGACGGCCTCCGCAACGAGGTCCAGGTCGTCGTGACGGTGCTCGCGATCGACCCCGACGAGCTCTACGACGTGCTCGCCATCAACGCGGCGTCCATGTCGACCCAGCTGTCGGGCCTGCCCTTCTCCGGCCCCATCGGCGGCGTGCGCGTCGCGCTCATCGACGGCCAGTGGGTCGCGTTCCCGAAGCACGCCCAGCTCGCGGAGGCCGTGTTCAGCATGGTCGTCGCGGGTCGTGTGGTGACGGATGCCTCGGGTGGCACCGACGTCGCGATCATGATGATCGAGGCCGAGGCCACCGACAACGCGTGGGACCTCATCCAGGCCGGTGCGGTCAAGCCGAACGAGCAGGTCATCGCCGAGGGCATCGAGGCGTCGAAGCCGTTCATCAAGCAGCTCGTCGAGGCGCAGCAGCAGGTTGCCGCGACCGCCGCGAAGGAGACCGCCGACTACCCGACGTTCCCGCCGTACCAGCAGTCGACCTACGACGTGGTCGCAGGCATCGCTTACGACGAGCTCAAGGGCGTCTACCAGATCGCCGGCAAGGTCGAGCGCCAGGACGCCGACGACGCGCTCAAGGCGCGCGTCAAGGAGGCCGTCGCCGCCAAGGTCGAGGCGGGCGAGCTTCCCGAGTCCGCCAACGGCGAGGTGTCGGCCGCGTACAAGTCGGTCACGAAGCTCGTCGTGCGCTCGCGCGTGCTGAACGACGGCGTGCGCATCGACGGTCGCGGCCTCGCCGACATCCGTCCGCTCGACGCCGAGGTGCAGGTCATCCCGCGCGTGCACGGCTCCGCCATCTTCCAGCGCGGCGAGACCCAGATCATGGGCGTCACCACGCTGAACATGCTGAAGCTCGAGCAGCAGATCGACTCGCTGAGCCCGGTCACCAAGAAGCGCTACATGCACAACTACAACTTCCCGCCCTACTCGACCGGTGAGACCGGCCGCGTGGGGTCGCCGAAGCGTCGCGAGATCGGGCACGGCGCACTCGCCGAGCGCGCGCTCGTGCCGGTGCTGCCGACGCGCGACGAGTTCCCGTACGCGATCCGCCAGGTGTCCGAGGCGCTCGGCTCGAACGGCTCGACCTCGATGGGCTCGGTCTGCGCGTCCACGCTGTCGCTGCTGAATGCGGGCGTGCCGCTGCGCGCACCCGTCGCGGGCATCGCGATGGGCCTCATCTCCGACACCGTCGACGGTGAGACCCGCTACGCGGCCCTCACCGACATCCTCGGTGCCGAGGACGCGCTGGGCGACATGGACTTCAAGGTCGCAGGTACCTCGGAGTTCGTCACTGCCATCCAGCTCGACACCAAGCTCGACGGCATCCCCGCCTCGGTGCTG
Coding sequences within:
- a CDS encoding FMN reductase, coding for MTTRIVVVSAGLSTPSSTRQLADRLTADAVAMLRERGADVEVQVFELRDLAHDITNHLLMGFAPPKLQAALDAVAAADGLIAVTPIFTTSYSGLFKSFIDVIDPQALTGLPVLLGATGGTPRHSLAIDYAIRPLFTYLHAVPATTGVFAATSDWGDGDGVRSLPDRVARAAGEFADLVARTDRSGLVNDPFALDRPVGHLLGGLAGE
- a CDS encoding DUF5302 domain-containing protein yields the protein MGSDDETPQGASDETKRKFREALERKKQQAEGRGEAHLDGESAVHDAHGPATHQREFRRKSG
- a CDS encoding thioredoxin family protein; translated protein: MATVALTLDTFEKTILEGGTVFVDFWASWCGPCLQFGPNYEAASNDNPDLTFAKVDTEDQQQLAAAMGITSIPTIMAFKDGIGVFSQAGALPRPVLDDLISQVRDLDMDQVREQLAQQESELTPAES
- a CDS encoding oxygenase MpaB family protein — its product is MNRRSVLTLGAALGFAGAAVPGAAWAWSPAGSVAGSGAGLDPQQVWDPEIDQIMASIVDNGQVAQVNDAMRNWVHNWQPVPSALPTDLRNYFTESTKLPDWADWWKLRRAADFHRRMDSYLFFIYGVGGGIMSTVIPREAKSVYWSKGGADMQDRAAKTFAFGYDLTDKDAFEWSGEFKVTANKTRIVHAAVRHLLPQSPHWQAVADEQIPISNGDILVTFHSTGTFAHKMLKQWGVPMSSYDEASFLHAWQVALHYLGVQDEYIPATWDEAHAQADATLTPILGWTPEGQDLAEVLLGLTAQIDLGVTRGSSTSSCATCSATRSATGSACSATRRRRRSSRRAGRCTSSSARASSRSCRRRSACSTSS
- a CDS encoding NADP-dependent oxidoreductase → MPRAVMIERRGSVEGLAVREVERPDPGPGQVRVRVEAAGLNPVDWKIIERDAAWQAYAADLALPVGNGNDLAGIVDAVGPGVTRWAIDDEVLGGARFHAQADFALVAEDALVARPAALTWEQAGALDIVARTAAASVRQVAPQPGETVLVSAAAGGVGVLAAQLVARHGATAIGTASDDNHEFLRSIGVVPVAYGDGMVERIRSIAPGGVDAVLDNHGRATLQAGLDLGVAPARMNTIADRPFAAEIGATGVGGANARDGDLADIVALIADGELAFPVDTVFPIERVVDAYRHLQAGHLRGKVVLVTE
- a CDS encoding LLM class flavin-dependent oxidoreductase, whose protein sequence is MQFGIFTVSDITQDPTTGHTPSEAERIRATLTIAKHAEEVGLDVFALGEHHNPPFWSSSPTTTLAAIAGATSTLQLSTATTLITTNDPVKLAEDYAMLQHVSDGRADLMLGRGNTGPVYPWFGKDIRQGLPIAMESYELLRRLWREDVVDWEGKFRTPLQGFTSTPRPLDGVPPFVWHGSIRTPEIAEQAATYGDGFFANHIFWPAYHTQRMVQLYRQRFEHHGHGTAAQAIVGLGGQVFMRKNSQDAVDEFRPYFDNAPVYGHGPSLEEFSSQTPLTVGSPQQVIDRTLGFRDYVGDYQRQLWLIDHAGLPLKTVLEQLDLLGEEVVPVLRREFAKNRPAEVPDAPTHASLVRATYGDAAPRQAVPNANRGDNLTVGSPYQDAVPAAPTGSAFGLAATRGGAR
- a CDS encoding polyribonucleotide nucleotidyltransferase gives rise to the protein MEGPEITAAETVIDNGRFGTRTVRFETGRLAQQAQGSAVAYIDGETMLLSATSVSKQPKEHFDFFPLTIDVEERMYAAGRIPGSFFRREGRPSTEAILTCRLIDRPLRPSFVDGLRNEVQVVVTVLAIDPDELYDVLAINAASMSTQLSGLPFSGPIGGVRVALIDGQWVAFPKHAQLAEAVFSMVVAGRVVTDASGGTDVAIMMIEAEATDNAWDLIQAGAVKPNEQVIAEGIEASKPFIKQLVEAQQQVAATAAKETADYPTFPPYQQSTYDVVAGIAYDELKGVYQIAGKVERQDADDALKARVKEAVAAKVEAGELPESANGEVSAAYKSVTKLVVRSRVLNDGVRIDGRGLADIRPLDAEVQVIPRVHGSAIFQRGETQIMGVTTLNMLKLEQQIDSLSPVTKKRYMHNYNFPPYSTGETGRVGSPKRREIGHGALAERALVPVLPTRDEFPYAIRQVSEALGSNGSTSMGSVCASTLSLLNAGVPLRAPVAGIAMGLISDTVDGETRYAALTDILGAEDALGDMDFKVAGTSEFVTAIQLDTKLDGIPASVLAAALTQAKEARTTILSVLNAAIDGPDEMAPTAPRVISVQIPVDKIGELIGPKGKTINGIQDDTGADISIEDDGTVFIGATDGPTAEAARAAVNAIANPTNPEVGEQFLGTVVKIAAFGAFVSLLPGKDGLLHISEVRKLAGGKRVENVDDVLGVGQKILVEITKVDDRGKLSLAPVIADEAETHGRDAAGEHADAPVEG
- a CDS encoding DedA family protein codes for the protein MDAAWIEGLTGSPWLLPALFALVVGDAFLVVLPSETAVVALGALSASTGSPSALLVVPVAAAGAATGDLLCYLIGRRIGPDRWRWQREGRVGRAIERVRATVHRRTAVLVFTARYVPFARIAVNLAAGAGRVPLRRYLPLSAAAGLAWAIYNVAIGGLVGSALREQPLLAVAISIPIAIGLGLLVDRAVAIVAARRSHRKVNEESSSELE